Part of the Methylomagnum ishizawai genome, CCAGCGCCCGCCCGCGCGGGATGATGCTGACCTTATAGACCGGGTCGTGTTCCGGCACCATGCGGCCCACGATGGCGTGGCCGGCCTCGTGGTAGGCGGTCAGGAGCTTCTCTTCCTCGCTCATCACGGCGGTGCGGCGTTCCGCGCCCATCAGGATTTTGTCCTTGGCCTTCTCGAAGGATTCCATGTCCACCATCCGCTTGTTCTGGCGGGCGGAGAACAGCGCGGCCTCGTTCACCAGGTTGGCGAGGTCGGCCCCGGAGAAGCCTGGGGTGCCACGGGCCAGCCAATCGACCTCGACATTGTCGGACACCGGCACCTTCTTCATGTGGACCTTGAGGATTTGCTGGCGGCCCCGCACGTCGGGCAGGCCGACGGTGATCTGGCGGTCGAAGCGGCCAGGGCGGAGCAGGGCCTTGTCCAGCACGTCCGGGCGGTTGGTGGCGGCGATGATGATGATGCCCTCGTTGCCCGCGAAGCCGTCCATCTCGACCAGGAGTTGGTTGAGGGTCTGTTCGCGTTCGTCGTGGCCACCGCCCAGCCCCGCGCCGCGCTGGCGGCCCACGGCGTCGATTTCGTCGATGAAGATGATGCAGGGGGCGCGCTTCTTGGCTTCCTCGAACATGTCGCGCACGCGGGAAGCGCCCACGCCCACGAACATTTCCACGAAGTCGGAGCCGGAGATCGAGAAGAACGGTACCTTGGCCTCGCCGGCGATGGCGCGGGCCAGCAGGGTCTTACCCGTGCCGGGCGGGCCGACCATCAAGGCGCCTTTGGGGATTTGGCCGCCGAGCTTCTGGAACTTCGAGGGGTCTTTGAGGAAATCGACCATCTCGGTCACGTCTTCCTTGGCCTCGTCGCAGCCCGCGACATCGCCGAAGGTGACCTTGATCTTGTCTTCCTCGATCAAACGGGCCTTGCTCTTGCCGAAGCCCATGGCCCCGCCGCCCGCGCCGCCCTGCATCCTGCGCATGAAGTAGACCCACACGCCGATCATCAGCAGCATCGGGAAGGCCGAGATGAACAGCTGCATCAGGAAGGAGGGATGTTCCGGGGCGTTGACCTTGATATCGACGTGGTTCTTCAACAGGTCGTCGACCAGGTGGGGATCGCCGGGGCTGTAGGTGGTGAAGCGGTCGCCGTCGCCCAACATGCCGGAGATGGTCATGCCGTCGATGCTGACCTGCTTCACGTTGCCCTGGTTCACGGCGGCGATGAAGTTGGAATAGGAGATGGTGTTGTCGGCTTGGGTGCGTTTGCCGTAGCCGTTGAATAGCGATAGCAGGACGACGGCTATCACCACCCATAGCAAGACGTTCTTCATCATGTCTCTCATAAGGGGTTCCTCTAGATGGTTATTGCGGGACCGCGAGGTGTTCGCGGATGCTGGTGGTGGGCGATCATGCTCGGTTCGTTCTCCAAGGCTGCGGCGACGGTTAAGAAGAAGATTAAAACAAAGAATAAGAAGAATAAGGACTTGCGCGAAAATTTTTTCAGTTTTTTTTTGTTTCAAAATCAATGACTTACAAGCGGCTTTTGAGGCATTTTGGGCGCGACCCGTCAGCTATACCTACCGAAACGGCCTAAAAACGACCCCTAAAACACCCCAAAACGGTTGTTTTAAACCACCCCCCAAACGTGACCCGTCAGCTATACCTACCGAAAATCGGCCGACCCGTCAGCTATACCTACCGAAAAAATCGCGACCCGTCAGCTATACCTACCGAAAACCCCCTCGACCCGTCAGCTATACCTACCGGCCGACCCCCCCGAAAAACGACCTGTCAGCTATACCTACCGCGACCCGTCAGCTATACCTACCGAAAAATGCCTCGACCCGTCAGCTATACCTACCGAAAATCGGGGTCCGTGGCGGACTTATCCACAGGTTTATCCACAGCCTGTTGTGACACATCGATAGCATTTTTATGACGCTTATTGGCGGTCTTCATCTCCCCCACGAACTCCATGGAGGCGCTGAGCGTGTAGACCACGTCCTCGATCCTGCCGCGGGCGCTGCGGATTTCGTTTTTCTTGACCAGCATCAACACCCCGCTGGCCTTCAACTCCGCGAAGGCCGCGTCCACCGCCGCCACCGCCTGCCGCTGCTGGCCGTAGCCGTCCAGCAGGGCGCTGTCGCGGCGGATGGTGCTGTAGCGCATCTCGAAGGACGTGGCGAGGCTGGCGAAGGTGAACTTGAGCGAGAGCTGTTTATGCAGCCAGCGGGCAAGCTGGGTGCGGTGGCCATCATCTGGGCGTAGTTGAACTGCCTGTAGGTCACGGCGTCGATGGCCTCGGTGACCAAAGGATGGAACTGCACGATCCATTTCGACTGCGGATCGTCTTCCAGCTTGTCCCTGGACACCGCCGATATGCCGGGGAAATAGGCGCTGCGGGCGAAGAACTTGGGGGAGTCGCCGTCGGTGGCGCGGAGTTCGATGATGCTCCGGACGAGGATGTTGAGGCTCAGCACGATCTCTTGGTAGGATCGGGCATGCCCCTGCTTCCTCAATTCCTCGCGCAGCGCGTACAGGGTGAACACCACCCCGCTGCGCTGGTTCTTCCGGTCGAAGAAGGCGTTGCGCTGCTCGGCGGCGATCTTGCGCAGGGCGTCCTCGACCAGTTCCTCGTTGGCGCTGGGGGTAGTAGTCGGTCTCGGTGCGGGTCTTGTCGTCGAGGATGCGGGCGGCCTGGATG contains:
- the ftsH gene encoding ATP-dependent zinc metalloprotease FtsH; this translates as MRDMMKNVLLWVVIAVVLLSLFNGYGKRTQADNTISYSNFIAAVNQGNVKQVSIDGMTISGMLGDGDRFTTYSPGDPHLVDDLLKNHVDIKVNAPEHPSFLMQLFISAFPMLLMIGVWVYFMRRMQGGAGGGAMGFGKSKARLIEEDKIKVTFGDVAGCDEAKEDVTEMVDFLKDPSKFQKLGGQIPKGALMVGPPGTGKTLLARAIAGEAKVPFFSISGSDFVEMFVGVGASRVRDMFEEAKKRAPCIIFIDEIDAVGRQRGAGLGGGHDEREQTLNQLLVEMDGFAGNEGIIIIAATNRPDVLDKALLRPGRFDRQITVGLPDVRGRQQILKVHMKKVPVSDNVEVDWLARGTPGFSGADLANLVNEAALFSARQNKRMVDMESFEKAKDKILMGAERRTAVMSEEEKLLTAYHEAGHAIVGRMVPEHDPVYKVSIIPRGRALGITMFLPERDVYSASKQKLESQISSLFGGRVAEELTVGRERVTTGAQNDIERATNLARNMVTRWGLSDRLGPLAYSEEEGEVFLGRSVTKHKSVSEETAHLIDEEIRSVIDRNYERAERILREHMDALHAMAEALMLYETIDRHQIDDIMEGRTPGAPEGWNNDQKPGGGATEIKPARGGKGVNDGGKPATQF